The Bacteroidota bacterium genome includes a window with the following:
- the obgE gene encoding GTPase ObgE, with protein MSAPSPFVDHVQIYFTSGKGGDGIVAWRREKHVPRGGPDGGDGGRGGHIILEGDKQLWTLLDLRYRKFIKAEAGKNGEGGKRTGREGKDEVLKVPLGTTVTNAETGEFMGEITEHGQRLTILAGGFGGRGNWNFRTASNQVPEHATPGGYAQELVAILELKVLADVGLVGFPNAGKSTLLSVLSAAKPKIADYPFTTLVPNLGIVKYRDFKSYVMADIPGIIEGASEGRGLGITFLRHIERNSILLVMVAADSPDPIAEYKTLIHEMEAYSPELLDKKMLLAITKCDLLDSKAMKALEKKIKKSLPKQEMVTISSVANVGLEQLNDRIWEILQATEEDWE; from the coding sequence ATGTCAGCACCCAGCCCATTTGTCGATCACGTCCAGATTTATTTCACCAGTGGTAAGGGGGGAGATGGGATCGTGGCTTGGCGTCGTGAAAAGCACGTTCCACGAGGCGGTCCCGACGGTGGCGATGGCGGACGCGGCGGACATATCATCCTTGAAGGAGACAAACAGCTTTGGACTTTGCTTGACTTGCGCTACCGTAAGTTCATCAAGGCCGAAGCCGGGAAGAATGGCGAAGGTGGAAAGCGCACTGGCCGCGAAGGCAAGGATGAAGTGCTGAAAGTGCCCCTCGGCACGACCGTCACGAATGCTGAAACCGGTGAATTCATGGGAGAAATCACCGAGCACGGCCAACGGCTCACGATTTTGGCCGGCGGATTTGGAGGTCGTGGCAACTGGAACTTCCGAACAGCGAGCAACCAAGTCCCCGAACATGCCACCCCCGGTGGTTATGCCCAAGAATTGGTCGCGATCCTCGAACTCAAGGTTTTGGCCGATGTTGGTTTGGTAGGGTTCCCCAATGCTGGCAAAAGTACGTTACTGAGTGTCCTATCCGCAGCTAAACCCAAGATTGCCGACTATCCGTTTACAACCTTGGTTCCCAACCTCGGAATCGTCAAATACAGGGACTTCAAGTCCTATGTGATGGCCGATATTCCGGGGATCATCGAGGGTGCGAGTGAGGGCAGGGGCTTGGGTATTACCTTTCTTCGGCATATCGAGCGAAATTCCATTTTGTTGGTCATGGTAGCAGCCGACAGCCCGGACCCGATCGCGGAATACAAGACCTTGATCCATGAGATGGAGGCGTACAGTCCAGAGCTTTTGGACAAGAAAATGCTGTTGGCGATTACAAAGTGCGATTTACTGGACTCAAAGGCGATGAAAGCTTTAGAGAAGAAAATCAAGAAATCGCTACCCAAGCAGGAAATGGTGACGATTTCTTCCGTCGCCAATGTAGGATTGGAGCAACTGAATGATCGGATCTGGGAAATACTCCAAGCAACTGAGGAAGATTGGGAATAA
- a CDS encoding adenylate kinase, whose translation MLNIVLFGPPGSGKGTQAEKLLEKYGLKHLSTGDVLRAEKASGSDLGNRMAEIMAAGLLVPDEIVNEIVKNRIDEFAGKVPGFIFDGFPRTNEQALTLDGYLKFVGSSVTLTLFLDVPKDELVRRLLQRAIEKGRVDDTAEVIEARVVEYNTKTLAVAELYKAQGKLHVVDGMGELDEVFGRLTAIIDNALATA comes from the coding sequence ATGCTCAACATCGTCTTGTTTGGCCCTCCCGGATCCGGAAAAGGCACACAAGCAGAAAAACTGCTTGAAAAATACGGCCTCAAACACCTTTCCACCGGAGATGTGCTCCGTGCGGAAAAAGCCTCGGGCTCCGATCTGGGCAACCGCATGGCCGAAATCATGGCTGCAGGTTTGCTTGTCCCGGATGAAATCGTCAACGAGATCGTCAAAAACAGGATCGACGAATTTGCAGGGAAGGTTCCGGGATTCATCTTTGACGGCTTCCCACGTACCAACGAGCAGGCTTTGACCTTGGATGGCTACCTCAAGTTTGTCGGAAGCAGCGTTACGTTGACCTTGTTTTTGGATGTGCCCAAAGATGAATTGGTGCGCCGCCTGTTGCAACGCGCCATTGAAAAGGGACGTGTGGACGATACAGCCGAAGTGATAGAGGCACGCGTTGTCGAATACAATACCAAGACGCTTGCCGTTGCCGAACTTTACAAAGCGCAAGGAAAACTGCATGTCGTCGATGGCATGGGCGAATTGGACGAAGTGTTCGGTCGTCTCACCGCGATTATTGACAACGCGCTAGCAACTGCCTAG
- the hpt gene encoding hypoxanthine phosphoribosyltransferase yields the protein MKEIRVGDKTFQEFLSEENIQSRIADMGRQLNKDYAGKDPLIVSVLNGAFIFTADLVRHLNWDPEIQFVRLSSYHGGTKSSGQMRVLLDLSNSPEGRDVLIVEDIVDTGRTLDWLRSDLMHKGANSVKIASLLFKHEMYMFETPPEYYCFRIPNEFVVGYGLDYAERGRNLRAIYSLKP from the coding sequence ATGAAAGAGATTCGCGTTGGTGACAAGACATTTCAGGAGTTCCTTTCCGAGGAAAACATCCAATCACGCATCGCCGACATGGGTCGGCAACTCAACAAGGACTATGCAGGCAAGGATCCGCTGATTGTCTCGGTGTTGAATGGGGCATTCATTTTTACTGCCGATCTCGTACGTCACCTGAATTGGGATCCTGAAATTCAATTCGTGCGGTTGTCATCTTACCACGGTGGCACTAAATCTTCCGGTCAAATGCGCGTTTTGCTCGATTTGAGCAACAGCCCCGAGGGGCGTGATGTCCTGATCGTCGAAGACATTGTCGACACGGGCCGCACCTTGGACTGGCTCAGAAGCGACCTGATGCACAAGGGCGCGAACTCGGTGAAAATCGCAAGCCTGCTCTTCAAACATGAGATGTACATGTTTGAGACACCTCCGGAATACTATTGCTTCCGCATCCCCAACGAATTTGTGGTCGGCTACGGCCTGGACTATGCCGAGCGTGGCCGCAACTTACGTGCGATCTACAGCCTGAAACCCTGA
- a CDS encoding amidophosphoribosyltransferase, producing the protein MSDAIKHECGVGLIRLLKPLKFYQDKYGSPLWGLFKMYLLMEKQHNRGQDGAGLAAVKIHSPAGKPYLTRKRNNSSSSWQSLINEIQAELKALAVKYPGIEKDPELLQQHFSFAGELLLGHLRYGTHGDNTIDACHPVVRSNNWRSRTLTLAGNFNLTNVDDLFQYLVDLGQHPRYVSDTETVLERIGHFLDQENQSLFDKFKEQGKSNFEASELIAQELDIRKILQRAAKRWDGGYTMGGMIGCGDGFVARDPNGIRPCYYFANDEFVVVASERPAISTVFGIDYDKIKELDPGHVIGIKASGQVSIKAFTEPGEKKSCSFERIYFSRGNDPDIYRERLALGDLLVPKILETIHYDLQNTVFGYIPNTAEMAFWGMIKGVETYMINEKIRKIRELNGKATDEQLVEVLSSRPRVEKVVLKDIKLRTFITDDSSRDDLVAHVYDITQGTIRPGVDTFVCIDDSIVRGTTLKKSILSILSRLKPKKIVIVSSAPQIRYPDCYGIDMSQIGRFVAFEAAIALLNDRGMHGIIHQVYRECLAMKQNGLLETRNAVKAIYDQFSEDEISRKISDLLKPEDISCKVEIVFQPLSNLPKAIPNHLGDWYFSGNYPTPGGNRVVNQAFINYVEGKSERAY; encoded by the coding sequence GTGTCTGACGCAATTAAGCACGAATGCGGGGTCGGTCTGATCCGCTTATTGAAGCCCCTCAAGTTTTATCAGGACAAGTATGGCTCGCCACTTTGGGGCCTCTTCAAGATGTACCTCCTGATGGAAAAACAGCATAACCGTGGTCAAGACGGGGCCGGACTCGCCGCCGTCAAAATCCACAGCCCTGCTGGAAAACCCTACCTCACCCGCAAACGCAACAATTCCTCCTCCTCTTGGCAATCGCTCATCAACGAAATCCAAGCCGAGCTCAAAGCGCTGGCTGTCAAGTATCCCGGAATTGAAAAGGATCCCGAATTGTTGCAACAGCATTTCAGCTTTGCGGGCGAACTCCTGCTCGGGCACTTGCGCTATGGCACCCACGGGGACAATACGATCGACGCCTGCCACCCAGTGGTGCGTAGCAACAACTGGCGCAGCCGCACGCTGACGCTGGCAGGAAACTTCAACCTCACCAATGTCGACGACCTGTTTCAGTACCTCGTCGATCTGGGGCAGCACCCACGGTACGTTTCCGACACGGAAACCGTCCTGGAGAGAATCGGGCATTTCCTCGATCAAGAAAACCAAAGCCTCTTTGACAAATTCAAGGAGCAAGGCAAATCCAATTTTGAAGCATCCGAGCTCATCGCGCAGGAATTGGACATTCGCAAGATCTTGCAGCGGGCAGCCAAACGCTGGGACGGTGGCTATACCATGGGCGGCATGATCGGTTGCGGAGACGGCTTTGTCGCCCGCGACCCCAACGGCATCCGGCCCTGCTACTACTTTGCCAATGATGAATTTGTCGTTGTCGCTTCGGAGCGCCCGGCGATCAGCACGGTCTTTGGGATCGACTATGACAAAATCAAGGAGCTTGATCCCGGCCATGTGATCGGCATCAAGGCTAGCGGCCAAGTCAGCATCAAGGCCTTCACCGAGCCTGGCGAAAAGAAAAGCTGCTCCTTTGAACGCATCTATTTCTCCCGTGGCAACGATCCCGACATTTACCGTGAGCGCCTTGCCTTAGGCGACCTCCTTGTTCCCAAGATTCTGGAAACCATTCACTACGACCTTCAAAACACGGTATTCGGGTATATCCCCAATACAGCTGAGATGGCGTTTTGGGGAATGATCAAGGGTGTCGAAACCTATATGATCAATGAAAAAATCCGCAAAATCCGGGAGCTGAATGGCAAAGCCACCGACGAGCAGCTGGTGGAGGTCCTCAGTTCGAGGCCGCGGGTGGAGAAGGTGGTGCTCAAGGACATCAAGTTGCGCACCTTTATTACGGACGACAGTTCGCGGGATGACTTGGTGGCACATGTGTATGACATTACGCAGGGTACAATCAGACCTGGCGTGGACACATTTGTCTGCATCGACGACTCGATTGTACGCGGTACAACGCTGAAAAAGAGCATTCTCAGCATTCTCAGCCGCCTCAAACCCAAGAAAATCGTCATCGTTTCCTCTGCACCGCAAATCCGCTATCCGGATTGCTACGGCATCGACATGAGTCAGATTGGACGTTTTGTCGCTTTTGAGGCTGCGATCGCCCTGCTCAACGACCGGGGTATGCACGGGATCATTCACCAAGTGTACCGTGAATGCCTTGCGATGAAACAAAATGGCCTTCTGGAAACCCGTAACGCGGTGAAAGCCATCTACGATCAGTTTTCGGAGGATGAAATCTCGCGAAAAATCTCGGATTTGCTGAAGCCTGAAGACATCTCCTGTAAGGTCGAGATCGTCTTTCAGCCCTTGAGCAACTTGCCCAAAGCGATCCCCAACCATTTGGGAGATTGGTACTTCTCAGGCAATTATCCGACCCCGGGTGGCAATCGTGTCGTGAATCAGGCCTTCATCAACTACGTCGAAGGCAAGAGCGAACGCGCCTACTGA
- a CDS encoding DUF465 domain-containing protein, whose product MQKHDILHEFPELAAKVHDLKISNTHFRKIFDEYHELDHEIHSIESGAVAVADEHLNELRRHRVHLKDSIFRMLQSA is encoded by the coding sequence ATGCAAAAGCACGACATCCTTCACGAATTCCCAGAATTGGCCGCAAAGGTTCACGATCTGAAGATCAGCAACACTCACTTTCGCAAGATTTTTGATGAGTACCATGAACTCGACCACGAGATTCACAGCATCGAAAGCGGCGCAGTGGCAGTGGCAGATGAGCATCTCAACGAACTGCGCAGGCACCGCGTGCATCTGAAAGATTCGATCTTCAGAATGCTCCAATCAGCCTGA
- a CDS encoding pyridoxal phosphate-dependent aminotransferase, producing the protein MPKISQRGQEMPPSPIRKLVPFADGAKSRGVHVYHLNIGQPDLPTPKQFMETVRNANVETIEYSPSGGFPTLIEKFAEYYRRLGLPVNKENLIITTGGSEALLFSFMSCLDPGDEVIVPEPFYANYNGFAIASGTKVVPITTRIEDNFDLPEIDEFEKLITPRTKAILICNPSNPTGKLYGQAALEKLRDVVKKHDLFLFVDEVYREFVYDGQTHYSALKLEGIDQNVVIVDSISKRYAACGARIGMVVSHNKDVMAAAMKFAQARLSPPTLEQIGAEGLTELPQSYFDEVNAEYVSRRDTMVRELRKIPGVLVPEVSGAFYAVVRLPVDDTEKFCQWILESFQYKGATVMMAPASGFYSTPGLGRDEVRFAYVLEKPELVLAIECLGEALKVYPGSKIATAASHSNV; encoded by the coding sequence ATGCCGAAGATTTCCCAGCGTGGCCAAGAAATGCCGCCAAGCCCCATCCGCAAGCTTGTTCCATTTGCCGATGGCGCCAAAAGCCGTGGTGTGCATGTCTATCACCTCAACATCGGTCAGCCAGATTTGCCGACTCCGAAACAGTTCATGGAAACCGTGCGGAACGCCAATGTGGAGACCATTGAATACAGCCCGAGCGGTGGCTTTCCCACGCTGATCGAGAAATTCGCGGAATATTACCGTCGTCTCGGCCTTCCCGTGAACAAGGAAAACCTGATCATCACCACCGGAGGCTCCGAGGCATTGCTGTTTTCGTTCATGTCTTGCCTCGATCCAGGCGACGAAGTCATTGTTCCAGAGCCATTTTACGCGAATTACAATGGCTTTGCGATTGCATCCGGCACGAAGGTCGTTCCCATCACCACGCGCATCGAAGACAACTTTGACCTGCCGGAAATCGACGAATTCGAAAAACTCATCACCCCACGCACCAAGGCCATCCTGATCTGCAATCCGAGCAACCCGACAGGGAAGCTCTACGGTCAGGCTGCGTTGGAGAAATTGCGTGACGTCGTCAAGAAGCACGACCTCTTCCTGTTTGTCGACGAAGTGTACCGCGAATTTGTCTACGACGGCCAAACGCATTACTCTGCATTGAAGCTCGAAGGCATTGACCAGAATGTCGTGATCGTGGACTCCATTTCCAAGCGCTACGCTGCATGCGGTGCCCGCATCGGAATGGTCGTCTCACATAATAAGGATGTGATGGCTGCTGCAATGAAGTTTGCACAGGCAAGGCTCTCGCCCCCTACGCTCGAGCAAATCGGCGCCGAAGGCCTCACCGAACTGCCACAAAGCTACTTTGACGAAGTCAACGCCGAGTACGTGAGCCGCCGCGACACGATGGTGCGCGAGTTGCGCAAGATTCCGGGTGTGCTCGTGCCCGAGGTTTCGGGCGCATTTTATGCGGTCGTGCGCCTTCCGGTCGACGATACCGAGAAATTTTGCCAGTGGATTCTCGAATCCTTCCAATACAAAGGCGCCACTGTCATGATGGCACCCGCAAGCGGATTTTATTCGACGCCGGGCCTCGGTCGTGACGAGGTGCGATTCGCCTACGTCTTGGAAAAACCCGAATTGGTCCTCGCGATCGAATGCCTCGGGGAAGCCCTCAAGGTCTATCCCGGAAGCAAAATCGCCACGGCGGCCTCACACAGCAACGTTTAA